From Arcobacter sp. CECT 8986, a single genomic window includes:
- the purU gene encoding formyltetrahydrofolate deformylase, whose translation MKEYILLIDTTDDKGLVYNISKVLFANHLNIEQNSEYVDPETKKFFMRTVITGDVKKTILLKELQEVLPANSTIKLNEKQNKDVVILATKESHVLGDLLIRYFDGDLNANIKAVIANHEHLGDLVEKFGIPFYCVSAEGLNREEHEAKLIEKIQEFEPELIVLAKYMRILTPNFVKTFPKKVLNIHHSFLPAFIGANPYKQAYERGVKIIGATAHYVTDDLDEGPIIAQDVVRVDHTYSWQQMRNAGRNVEKVVLYNAFQLLLDDKVFVHKNKTVVL comes from the coding sequence ATGAAAGAGTACATACTTTTAATAGATACTACAGATGATAAAGGACTTGTTTACAATATCTCAAAAGTTCTTTTCGCAAATCACTTAAATATAGAACAAAACTCAGAATACGTTGACCCAGAAACTAAGAAATTTTTTATGAGAACTGTTATTACAGGAGATGTAAAAAAAACAATTCTTTTAAAAGAGTTACAAGAGGTTTTACCTGCAAACTCTACTATAAAATTAAATGAAAAACAAAATAAAGATGTAGTTATTTTAGCTACAAAAGAATCACATGTTTTAGGTGATTTACTTATTAGATATTTTGATGGAGACTTAAATGCAAATATTAAAGCAGTAATTGCTAATCATGAGCATTTAGGAGATTTAGTAGAAAAATTTGGAATACCTTTTTATTGTGTTAGTGCTGAGGGTTTAAATAGAGAAGAACATGAAGCAAAACTAATAGAGAAGATTCAAGAGTTCGAACCTGAACTTATTGTTCTTGCAAAATATATGAGAATTTTAACTCCAAATTTTGTAAAAACATTCCCTAAAAAAGTTTTAAATATTCATCACTCATTCTTACCAGCTTTTATTGGTGCAAATCCATATAAACAAGCATACGAAAGAGGTGTGAAGATTATTGGTGCAACTGCACATTATGTTACTGATGATTTAGATGAAGGGCCAATTATTGCTCAAGATGTAGTAAGAGTTGACCATACTTATTCTTGGCAACAAATGAGAAATGCCGGAAGAAATGTAGAAAAAGTTGTATTATACAATGCTTTCCAATTACTTCTTGATGATAAGGTGTTTGTACACAAAAATAAAACGGTGGTTTTATAA
- a CDS encoding malic enzyme-like NAD(P)-binding protein, with protein sequence MSVKVTKEEALEYHKSPNPGKVAIATTTELNSQRDLSMAYSPGVAHPCEEIKREPELAYEYTAKRNLVAVISNGTAVLGLGDIGALASKPVMEGKAVLFKKFAAVDSFDIEVDAKDIDKFCEAVKAIAPTFGGINLEDIKSPECFEIERRLIEELNIPVMHDDQHGTAIITSAGLINASEMMGKKIEDMKVVVVGAGASATACSTMYKELGVKNLIMCDSKGVIHKGRTDLNKYKKDFMIDEALTMEEAFTDADMVLGLSRPGTFTKEHIALMSEEPIIFALANPTPEIFPEDVREVKPKAIVGTGRSDFPNQVNNVLGFPFIFRGALDVQTRKINMTMKMAAARAIADLAKQPLTAELKESFGDLSYGREYIIPIPFDKRLMVEVSSAVANAAVETGVARVKEFDLEAYRQKLATMV encoded by the coding sequence ATGAGCGTTAAAGTTACTAAAGAAGAAGCTTTAGAATATCATAAAAGTCCAAATCCAGGAAAAGTTGCAATTGCAACAACTACTGAATTAAATTCACAAAGAGATTTATCAATGGCTTATTCACCAGGTGTTGCGCACCCTTGTGAAGAGATAAAAAGAGAGCCTGAATTAGCATATGAATATACTGCAAAAAGAAATCTTGTAGCAGTAATCTCAAATGGTACAGCTGTATTAGGCCTAGGGGATATCGGTGCATTAGCATCAAAACCAGTAATGGAAGGTAAAGCTGTATTATTTAAAAAATTCGCAGCTGTTGATTCTTTTGATATCGAAGTTGATGCAAAAGATATTGACAAATTTTGTGAAGCTGTTAAAGCAATCGCTCCAACATTTGGGGGAATTAATTTAGAGGATATTAAATCACCAGAATGTTTTGAGATTGAAAGAAGATTAATTGAGGAATTAAACATTCCTGTAATGCATGATGACCAACATGGTACTGCAATTATTACTAGTGCAGGTCTTATAAATGCAAGTGAAATGATGGGGAAAAAGATTGAAGATATGAAAGTTGTAGTTGTTGGTGCTGGTGCATCTGCTACTGCTTGTTCTACAATGTATAAAGAACTTGGGGTTAAAAACTTAATTATGTGTGATTCTAAAGGAGTTATTCATAAAGGTAGAACTGATTTAAATAAATATAAAAAAGATTTTATGATTGATGAAGCTTTAACTATGGAAGAAGCTTTCACTGATGCTGATATGGTTCTTGGACTTTCAAGACCAGGTACATTTACTAAAGAGCACATTGCACTTATGAGTGAAGAGCCTATTATTTTTGCATTAGCAAATCCAACTCCTGAAATCTTCCCTGAAGATGTAAGAGAAGTTAAACCTAAAGCAATCGTAGGAACAGGAAGAAGTGACTTCCCTAATCAAGTAAATAATGTACTTGGTTTCCCATTTATTTTTAGAGGTGCATTAGATGTACAAACTAGAAAAATTAATATGACTATGAAAATGGCAGCAGCTAGAGCAATTGCAGATTTAGCTAAACAGCCATTAACTGCTGAATTAAAAGAATCATTTGGTGATTTATCTTATGGAAGAGAGTATATTATTCCAATTCCTTTTGATAAAAGACTTATGGTTGAAGTATCATCAGCAGTTGCAAATGCAGCAGTTGAAACAGGTGTTGCAAGAGTAAAAGAATTCGATTTAGAAGCATACAGACAAAAATTAGCAACAATGGTATAA
- the pgeF gene encoding peptidoglycan editing factor PgeF: MAILKVFTNKNDGNLAFHVGDEISNVKSNRENLKDKYSFSFENLRYMNQVHKDTIKVVDKSSDFLIDDCDALITNEKSLPLMVMVADCIPILLYDEKVGVIAAVHAGRNSTFLNIASKTATKMIENFNCEAKNIKAILGPSIQKCCYEVSQELATIVETSFGKQFVNNRNIDLQGINKKQLNDIGINDIKISDYCTKCSGDDYFSYRKSNKTGRFAGLIELKD, from the coding sequence ATGGCAATCTTGAAAGTTTTTACTAATAAAAATGATGGAAATTTGGCTTTCCATGTGGGTGATGAAATCTCTAATGTAAAAAGTAATAGAGAAAACTTAAAAGATAAATACTCTTTTTCTTTTGAAAATCTAAGATATATGAATCAAGTACACAAAGATACTATAAAAGTAGTAGATAAAAGCAGTGATTTTTTAATTGATGATTGCGATGCTTTGATAACAAATGAAAAAAGCTTGCCTTTGATGGTGATGGTTGCTGATTGTATTCCTATATTATTATATGATGAAAAAGTTGGAGTTATAGCAGCTGTTCATGCAGGAAGAAACTCAACTTTTTTAAATATTGCTTCAAAAACTGCTACAAAAATGATAGAAAATTTTAATTGTGAAGCAAAAAATATCAAAGCTATTTTAGGTCCTTCTATTCAAAAGTGTTGCTATGAAGTAAGTCAAGAGTTAGCAACAATAGTAGAGACTTCTTTTGGAAAGCAGTTTGTAAATAATAGAAATATTGATTTACAAGGTATAAATAAAAAACAATTGAATGACATAGGTATAAATGATATAAAAATATCAGATTATTGTACTAAATGCAGTGGAGATGACTATTTCTCATATAGAAAATCAAACAAAACTGGAAGATTTGCAGGACTTATAGAATTAAAAGATTGA
- a CDS encoding shikimate dehydrogenase has product MSEDTLNNTQVFAIFGDPVEHSKSPQMHNSAFEYLDIDAVYKKHHLKDGKKLKDEFLNNLYNGANITVPHKEQAFNQADEVVGIANKIKAVNTYVKKDDKVVAYNTDAPGFLKAIESFGEVRKVLILGAGGTSKAIALALQEEGKDVVVVNRSESKLDFFKENNIKCYSWQDFRLDYFDLVVNSTSAGLKDDKLPMNKSQLENIFLNSTYAFDCIYGKETPFLALAKKEGLKVKDGEDMLLYQGVLAFEYFTNRKIDLKTIEIMRKALKEEN; this is encoded by the coding sequence ATGTCAGAAGATACTTTAAATAACACACAAGTTTTCGCGATTTTCGGAGATCCAGTAGAACACTCAAAATCGCCACAAATGCACAATAGCGCATTTGAGTACTTAGATATAGATGCAGTATATAAAAAGCATCATTTAAAAGATGGTAAAAAATTAAAAGACGAATTTTTAAACAATTTATATAATGGTGCAAATATTACAGTTCCTCATAAAGAGCAAGCTTTTAATCAAGCTGATGAAGTAGTAGGAATTGCAAATAAAATAAAAGCTGTAAATACATATGTAAAAAAAGATGACAAAGTAGTAGCGTATAATACAGATGCACCAGGTTTTCTAAAAGCAATTGAAAGTTTTGGTGAAGTAAGAAAAGTACTTATTTTAGGTGCTGGAGGAACTTCAAAAGCTATCGCACTTGCACTTCAAGAAGAAGGTAAAGATGTAGTTGTAGTAAATAGAAGTGAATCAAAACTAGACTTTTTCAAAGAAAATAATATCAAATGCTACTCTTGGCAAGATTTTAGACTTGATTATTTTGACTTAGTTGTAAACTCAACAAGTGCAGGACTAAAAGATGATAAATTACCTATGAATAAAAGTCAATTAGAAAATATATTTTTAAACTCAACATATGCATTTGACTGTATTTATGGTAAAGAAACACCATTTTTAGCCTTAGCAAAAAAAGAAGGACTAAAAGTAAAAGATGGAGAAGACATGCTTTTATATCAAGGTGTATTAGCATTCGAATACTTTACAAATAGAAAAATAGATTTAAAAACTATCGAAATAATGAGAAAAGCGCTTAAAGAAGAAAACTAA
- a CDS encoding TRAP transporter large permease subunit — MRSLSIISNRLDASVERIGQISSWLIFFLVILVAGDVLFRYFFHVSSIAAAGLVFGVIGVDMNLFNLLPARIYGVLTNYTLLAVPLFVFMGILLEKSKLAEKMLDVLGLLSGKKPGGMAIAIIVVGILMGASTGIVGATVVTLTMISLPTLMKRNYSHSVSCGTICASGTLGQILPPSLVLILLADISGEAIGPLFAAALMPGLLLAGCYIIYIILLSKFAPHHVPPIDEEERTQYSKKDLWIEFFKSVAPPFILIFAVLGSIIGGLAAPTEAASMGAIGALIIVFLSKRLTLDILKETLYETMKVTGMIMFVLLASQVFGLSFRGLDGDYLVEDLFAAIPGGMWGSILFMMLVLFVLGFFLEWIEISYIVLPLVLPIFHALDINMIWLGILVALNLQSSFLTPPFGWSLFFLKGVAPKEIKTTDIYKGVLPFIIIQVSVIGLVMIFPQIALWLPKAIGWM; from the coding sequence ATGAGAAGTTTATCAATAATATCAAATAGACTAGATGCGTCAGTAGAACGCATCGGTCAAATAAGCTCATGGCTTATTTTTTTCCTAGTTATATTAGTTGCTGGTGATGTCTTATTTAGATATTTTTTCCATGTAAGTTCAATAGCAGCAGCTGGATTAGTATTTGGGGTGATTGGAGTAGATATGAATCTATTCAACTTACTACCTGCAAGAATATATGGTGTACTTACAAACTATACACTATTAGCAGTTCCTTTGTTTGTTTTTATGGGGATTTTATTAGAGAAATCAAAACTTGCAGAGAAAATGTTAGATGTCTTAGGACTATTATCTGGTAAAAAACCAGGAGGAATGGCAATAGCTATTATTGTAGTTGGTATTTTAATGGGTGCTTCAACAGGAATTGTTGGTGCAACAGTAGTAACACTTACAATGATATCTCTACCAACATTGATGAAAAGAAATTATAGTCATAGTGTTTCATGTGGTACTATTTGTGCCTCAGGTACATTAGGACAAATTTTACCTCCAAGTTTAGTTTTGATTTTGTTAGCTGATATTAGTGGTGAAGCAATTGGACCTCTTTTTGCAGCTGCACTAATGCCAGGGTTACTTTTAGCAGGTTGTTATATAATATATATTATCCTACTAAGCAAATTTGCTCCTCATCATGTACCTCCAATAGATGAAGAAGAGAGAACACAATATTCAAAAAAAGATTTATGGATAGAGTTTTTTAAATCTGTTGCGCCTCCATTTATACTTATTTTTGCTGTTCTTGGTTCAATTATTGGTGGTTTAGCAGCTCCAACTGAGGCTGCTTCAATGGGTGCAATTGGTGCATTGATAATTGTTTTTTTAAGCAAAAGATTAACACTAGATATATTAAAAGAGACTCTTTACGAAACTATGAAAGTTACAGGGATGATTATGTTCGTTCTTCTTGCTTCTCAAGTTTTTGGATTGAGTTTTAGGGGATTAGATGGTGATTATTTAGTTGAAGACCTTTTTGCTGCAATTCCTGGTGGAATGTGGGGTTCTATTTTATTTATGATGTTAGTTCTATTTGTTTTAGGATTTTTCCTAGAATGGATTGAGATTTCATATATTGTTTTACCTTTAGTTTTACCAATTTTCCATGCACTGGATATTAATATGATTTGGTTAGGAATATTAGTGGCTTTAAATTTACAGTCATCATTTTTAACCCCTCCTTTTGGATGGTCACTCTTCTTCTTGAAAGGTGTTGCACCAAAAGAGATAAAAACAACAGATATTTATAAGGGAGTACTACCTTTTATTATTATTCAAGTTTCAGTAATTGGATTAGTAATGATATTCCCTCAAATAGCCCTTTGGCTACCAAAAGCAATAGGATGGATGTAA
- a CDS encoding gamma-glutamyltransferase family protein has translation MFDLPLTQKSKNAMVVSPHHTASDAGLEILKKGGNAIEATIAVASSLAIHYPHMTGIGGDAFWLIYDPKDGVSFIEASGYSGFDVNMDLYKGLETIPFRGKLAANSVAGAVSSWDLAYKKSKESWQGELDTSTLVQEAVNSAQEGIIVTQSLHDTLKEKKDELIKDSNFAKIYYPNNEVPKVGELLIQEKLGKTIKTLGEKGFDDFYRGSIAKDIANDFKLKEGLITSNDLEQHTAKWQEPLQVKTSNAKIFNASAPTQGVASLMIVGLFDRWVKKLPKKDSSNHIHLLVEATKIAFKHRDKMSTAATSEELQAWLEPEYLDKLSEEIDLQKAAPWGENAAPGDTTWFGAIDSEGRVVSAIQSIYHEFGSGLTLPNTGIVWQNRGCSFALDSTHIQALKPHKKPFHTLNPAIALFDDGRVMAYGTMGGDGQPQTQAAVFSRYAYYEEDLQTCINNPRWLLGRTWGNSSQSLKLESRFDDEIIEDLKQKGHDVEILGELDSAVGHAGALVRYPSKDIIGAFDPRSDGKASNF, from the coding sequence ATGTTTGATTTACCTTTGACTCAAAAATCAAAAAATGCGATGGTTGTATCTCCACATCATACAGCTTCTGATGCAGGATTAGAGATACTTAAAAAAGGAGGAAATGCAATTGAAGCTACAATTGCAGTTGCCTCATCTTTAGCAATACACTACCCTCATATGACAGGAATTGGTGGTGATGCTTTTTGGCTAATATATGACCCAAAAGATGGTGTAAGTTTCATTGAAGCCTCTGGTTATTCAGGTTTTGATGTAAATATGGATTTATATAAAGGTTTAGAAACTATTCCTTTTAGAGGAAAACTTGCAGCAAATAGTGTTGCAGGTGCTGTTTCTTCATGGGATTTAGCTTATAAAAAAAGTAAAGAATCTTGGCAAGGAGAACTAGACACTTCTACTCTTGTACAAGAAGCTGTAAATTCAGCACAAGAAGGAATTATTGTAACTCAATCTTTACACGATACATTAAAAGAGAAAAAAGATGAGTTAATAAAAGATTCTAATTTTGCAAAAATCTATTATCCAAATAATGAAGTACCTAAAGTTGGTGAACTATTAATTCAAGAAAAACTTGGAAAAACTATCAAAACTTTGGGAGAAAAAGGTTTTGATGATTTTTATAGAGGAAGCATAGCTAAAGATATTGCAAATGACTTTAAATTAAAAGAGGGTTTAATAACTTCTAATGATTTAGAACAACATACAGCTAAATGGCAAGAGCCTTTACAAGTAAAAACAAGTAATGCAAAGATATTTAATGCCTCTGCTCCAACACAAGGAGTTGCTTCACTTATGATTGTTGGGTTATTTGATAGATGGGTAAAAAAACTACCTAAAAAAGACTCTTCAAATCATATACATCTTCTTGTAGAAGCTACAAAAATTGCTTTTAAACATAGAGATAAGATGAGTACAGCAGCAACTTCAGAAGAGTTACAAGCATGGCTAGAGCCAGAGTATTTAGATAAATTAAGTGAAGAAATAGATTTACAAAAAGCTGCACCTTGGGGTGAAAATGCAGCACCAGGAGATACAACTTGGTTTGGAGCAATAGATAGTGAAGGAAGAGTTGTAAGTGCTATTCAAAGTATTTACCATGAATTTGGAAGTGGTTTAACTCTTCCTAATACAGGTATTGTTTGGCAAAATAGAGGTTGCAGCTTCGCACTTGATTCAACACATATTCAAGCATTGAAGCCTCACAAAAAGCCTTTTCATACATTAAATCCTGCAATTGCACTATTTGATGATGGAAGAGTTATGGCTTATGGGACAATGGGTGGAGATGGTCAGCCTCAAACACAAGCTGCTGTATTTAGTAGATACGCATATTATGAAGAAGATTTGCAAACTTGCATAAATAATCCAAGATGGTTATTAGGTAGAACATGGGGTAACTCTTCTCAAAGTTTAAAACTAGAATCAAGATTTGACGATGAAATCATTGAAGACTTAAAACAAAAAGGTCATGATGTTGAGATTTTAGGAGAACTAGATTCTGCTGTTGGACATGCAGGAGCTTTAGTTAGATATCCATCAAAAGATATAATAGGAGCATTTGATCCTAGAAGTGATGGAAAAGCTTCAAACTTTTAA
- a CDS encoding sulfite exporter TauE/SafE family protein: MNELLILIPILLGSGIIAGLLAGLLGVGGGIVIVPMLYHIFMYMHIDISIAMPLAIGTSLSTIVVTSIISAKSHHKKGGIDWELSKRWIPFVIFGVILGTVSSKFIDGSNLKFMFGILLLLVSVNMIISSFRTLVIANELPGKFGQSIFATLLGGFASMLGIGGGTLMVPLLTLFSFPIHKAVSTASIFGLIISVPATISYIIIGWNVENLPVASTGYVNWIAFIILVPMTMFFAPYGVKLAYKLNVKQLKTAFAVFLACVGLKMVLV; encoded by the coding sequence ATGAATGAATTATTAATTTTAATACCAATACTTTTAGGTAGTGGTATTATTGCTGGTTTATTAGCTGGACTTCTTGGTGTAGGAGGAGGAATAGTTATTGTTCCTATGCTATATCATATTTTTATGTATATGCATATTGATATCTCTATTGCTATGCCTTTAGCAATTGGAACATCTCTTTCTACTATTGTAGTAACTTCAATAATTTCAGCAAAATCTCACCATAAAAAAGGTGGAATAGATTGGGAACTATCTAAAAGATGGATTCCATTTGTAATATTTGGTGTTATACTAGGAACAGTTTCATCAAAATTTATTGATGGTTCAAACTTGAAATTTATGTTTGGTATTTTACTTTTATTAGTTTCTGTAAATATGATAATTAGTAGCTTTAGAACATTAGTAATTGCAAATGAACTTCCAGGTAAATTTGGACAATCAATTTTTGCTACTTTATTAGGTGGTTTTGCTTCTATGTTAGGAATTGGAGGAGGAACACTTATGGTTCCTTTATTAACTTTATTTTCATTTCCAATTCATAAAGCTGTAAGTACAGCTTCAATTTTTGGACTGATTATTAGTGTTCCTGCAACTATTAGTTATATTATAATTGGTTGGAATGTAGAGAACTTACCTGTTGCATCTACTGGTTATGTTAACTGGATTGCTTTTATCATTTTAGTTCCTATGACTATGTTCTTTGCTCCATATGGAGTAAAATTAGCTTATAAACTAAATGTAAAACAATTGAAAACTGCATTTGCTGTATTCTTAGCTTGTGTGGGATTAAAAATGGTATTGGTTTAA
- a CDS encoding peptidylprolyl isomerase, with protein sequence MKKIISSMVMASALISSTYASDVLAIVNGENITTEVAPKNFKTLDKKIQQSIINKLVEKKLASDYALSTDVVNDEKYKKVLTHILSSGADKKKNSDKSSLADIVKEKTIKGYTKEQLESKKGLFAFDFLLDKKAENMKPSDKELKQYYYSNKFKYDTPAQIELLSIVVEKKSLANQIIKNIQESKDKLQEFSIQAKKHSLAPTKDNHGYLGKMPISVLNSTLKPILKDKKRGYFSTTPVKTDFGYEIFYVLNDIPEYKSTFEGVKTKLKNEYIQKSVKSWAMSKIKELKEKATIKIVNK encoded by the coding sequence GTGAAAAAGATTATTAGTAGTATGGTTATGGCATCAGCACTTATCTCGTCAACTTATGCAAGTGATGTATTAGCTATTGTAAATGGTGAAAATATAACAACTGAAGTAGCACCAAAAAACTTTAAGACATTAGATAAAAAGATACAACAGAGTATTATAAATAAATTAGTTGAGAAAAAATTAGCAAGTGATTATGCTTTATCAACTGATGTTGTAAATGATGAAAAGTATAAAAAAGTATTAACTCATATATTAAGTTCTGGTGCAGATAAGAAGAAAAATAGTGATAAATCAAGTTTAGCAGATATAGTAAAAGAAAAAACAATCAAAGGTTACACAAAAGAGCAGTTAGAGAGTAAAAAAGGACTGTTTGCATTTGATTTTTTATTGGATAAAAAAGCTGAAAATATGAAACCAAGTGACAAAGAGTTAAAACAATACTATTATAGTAATAAATTCAAATATGATACTCCAGCTCAAATAGAGTTATTAAGTATTGTTGTTGAAAAAAAGAGTTTAGCAAATCAAATTATTAAAAATATACAAGAATCAAAAGATAAATTGCAAGAGTTCTCTATTCAAGCAAAAAAACACTCTTTAGCTCCGACAAAAGATAATCATGGATACTTAGGTAAGATGCCAATTTCTGTGTTAAATAGTACATTAAAACCTATTTTAAAAGACAAAAAAAGAGGTTATTTTTCTACAACACCTGTCAAAACAGATTTTGGATATGAGATATTTTATGTGTTAAATGATATTCCAGAATATAAAAGTACATTTGAAGGTGTAAAAACAAAACTTAAAAATGAGTATATTCAAAAAAGTGTAAAATCTTGGGCAATGAGTAAAATCAAAGAGTTAAAAGAAAAAGCAACTATAAAAATAGTAAATAAATAA